From the genome of Streptomyces sp. V1I1, one region includes:
- a CDS encoding integration host factor — protein sequence MALPPLTPEQRAAALEKAAAARRERAEVKNRLKHSGASLHEVIKQGQENDVIGKMKVSALLESLPGVGKVRAKQLMERLGISESRRVRGLGSNQIASLEREFGGGAA from the coding sequence GTGGCTCTTCCGCCCCTTACCCCTGAACAGCGCGCAGCCGCGCTCGAAAAGGCCGCCGCGGCTCGCCGGGAGCGGGCCGAGGTCAAAAATCGACTCAAGCACTCCGGCGCCTCGCTCCACGAGGTCATCAAGCAAGGCCAGGAGAACGACGTCATCGGCAAGATGAAGGTCTCCGCTCTCCTTGAGTCCCTGCCGGGCGTGGGCAAGGTCCGCGCCAAGCAGCTCATGGAGAGGCTCGGCATCTCCGAGAGCCGCCGCGTGCGCGGTCTCGGCTCGAACCAGATCGCGTCTCTTGAGCGCGAGTTCGGCGGCGGTGCCGCCTGA
- the gmk gene encoding guanylate kinase: MAAEVRPRLTVLSGPSGVGKSTVVAHMRKVHPEVWLSVSATTRKPRPGERHGVEYFFVTDEEFDKLIANGELLEWAEFAGHRYGTPRRAVLDRLEAGEPVLLEIDLQGARQVKDSMPEALLVFLAPPSWEELVRRLTGRGTEPPEVIERRLEAAKVELAAESEFDTTLVNTSVEDVARELLALMQVV, from the coding sequence ATGGCAGCAGAGGTACGTCCGCGGCTGACCGTGCTCTCCGGCCCCTCCGGGGTCGGCAAGAGCACGGTCGTCGCCCATATGCGCAAGGTCCACCCCGAGGTATGGCTCTCGGTGTCGGCCACTACAAGAAAGCCGCGCCCCGGCGAGCGTCACGGCGTTGAGTACTTCTTCGTCACAGACGAAGAATTCGACAAGCTGATCGCCAATGGCGAGCTGCTGGAATGGGCGGAGTTCGCGGGCCACCGCTACGGCACGCCGCGGCGCGCGGTCCTCGATCGCCTGGAGGCGGGCGAGCCCGTCCTGCTGGAGATCGATCTCCAGGGCGCCCGGCAGGTCAAGGACTCCATGCCGGAGGCGCTGCTGGTCTTCCTGGCCCCGCCGAGCTGGGAGGAGCTGGTGCGCCGTCTCACCGGCCGCGGCACGGAGCCGCCCGAGGTGATCGAGCGTCGGCTGGAGGCGGCCAAGGTGGAGCTGGCGGCCGAGTCGGAGTTCGATACGACCCTGGTCAACACCTCCGTCGAGGACGTAGCACGTGAGCTGCTAGCCTTGATGCAAGTTGTTTGA
- the pyrF gene encoding orotidine-5'-phosphate decarboxylase, whose protein sequence is MTLEPFGARLRHAMDTRGPLCVGIDPHASLLTAWGLNDDIAGLERFTRTTVEALADRVAVLKPQSAFFERFGSRGIAVLEKAVEEARAAGALVLMDAKRGDIGSTMGAYAATFLDKDSPLFSDAVTLSPYLGFGSLRPALDAAAVSGAGVFVLALTSNPEGAEVQRSTAADGRSLAQVMLDHMTVENAGAQPLGSVGAVVGATLGDAGVNLDINGPLLAPGIGAQGATPADLPGVFGPAVGNVVPSVSRGVLRHGPDATALRESAARFADEVRSAVSGA, encoded by the coding sequence GTGACCCTCGAACCGTTCGGTGCACGCCTGCGCCACGCCATGGACACCCGTGGCCCGCTCTGTGTCGGCATCGACCCGCACGCGTCCCTGCTGACCGCCTGGGGCCTGAACGACGACATCGCCGGCCTGGAGCGCTTCACGCGTACGACCGTGGAGGCCTTGGCCGACCGGGTCGCCGTCCTGAAGCCGCAGTCGGCGTTCTTCGAGCGCTTCGGCTCGCGCGGCATCGCCGTCCTGGAGAAGGCGGTCGAGGAGGCGCGGGCGGCGGGCGCGCTGGTGCTGATGGACGCCAAGCGGGGGGACATCGGCTCGACGATGGGCGCGTACGCCGCGACCTTCCTCGACAAGGACTCGCCGCTCTTCTCCGACGCGGTGACCCTCTCGCCGTACCTGGGCTTCGGCTCGCTGCGTCCGGCGCTGGACGCGGCCGCGGTCTCCGGCGCGGGCGTGTTCGTACTGGCCCTCACCTCCAACCCGGAGGGCGCGGAGGTGCAGCGCTCCACCGCCGCGGACGGGCGATCCCTCGCGCAGGTGATGCTGGACCACATGACCGTGGAGAACGCCGGTGCGCAGCCGCTCGGCTCGGTCGGCGCGGTGGTCGGCGCGACGCTGGGCGACGCGGGTGTGAACCTCGACATCAACGGGCCGCTGCTGGCCCCGGGCATCGGCGCGCAGGGCGCGACCCCGGCGGACCTTCCCGGCGTCTTCGGCCCGGCGGTCGGCAATGTCGTGCCGAGCGTGAGCCGCGGCGTGTTGCGGCACGGTCCGGATGCGACGGCGCTGCGGGAGTCGGCGGCACGTTTCGCGGACGAGGTGCGATCGGCCGTTTCGGGGGCCTAG
- the carB gene encoding carbamoyl-phosphate synthase large subunit, translating into MPKRSDIQSVLVIGSGPIVIGQAAEFDYSGTQACRVLKSEGLRVILVNSNPATIMTDPEIADATYVEPITPEFVEKIIAKERPDALLPTLGGQTALNTAISMHEQGVLEKYGVELIGANVEAINKGEDRDLFKGVVEAVRAKIGHGESARSVICHSMDDVLAGVDELGGYPVVVRPSFTMGGAGSGFAHGEDELRRIAGQGLTLSPTTEVLLEESILGWKEYELELMRDKHDNVVVVCSIENFDPMGVHTGDSITVAPAMTLTDREYQRLRDVGIAIIREVGVDTGGCNIQFAVNPDDGRIIVIEMNPRVSRSSALASKATGFPIAKIAARLAVGYTLDEIPNDITEKTPASFEPTLDYVVVKVPRFAFEKFPSADATLTTTMKSVGEAMAIGRNFTEALNKALRSLEKKGSQFSFTGDPGDKGGLLLAAKVPTDGRINTVMQAIRAGATPEEVFEATKIDPWFVDQLFLIKEYADELAAADKLDPELLADAKRHGFSDVQIAEIRGLREDVVREVRHALGIRPVYKTVDTCAAEFAAKTPYFYSSYDEESEVAPREKPAVIILGSGPNRIGQGIEFDYSCVHASFALSDAGYETVMVNCNPETVSTDYDTSDRLYFEPLTLEDVLEIVHAESQAGPIAGVIVQLGGQTPLGLAQALKDNGVPIVGTSPEAIHSAEDRGAFGQVLAEAGLPAPKHGTATTFAGAKAIADEIGYPVLVRPSYVLGGRGMEIVYDEARLESYIAESTEISPTRPVLVDRFLDDAIEIDVDALYDGTELYLGGVMEHIEEAGIHSGDSACALPPITLGGFDIKRLRASTEAIARGVGVRGLINIQFAMAGDILYVLEANPRASRTVPFTSKATAVPLAKAAARISLGATIAELRTEGLLPSSGDGGTLPMDAPISVKEAVMPWSRFRDIHGRGVDTVLGPEMRSTGEVMGIDTVFGTAYAKSQAGAYGPLPTKGRAFISVANRDKRSMIFPARELVAHGFELLATSGTAEVLKRNGINATIVRKQSEGAGPNGERTIVQLIHDGDVDLIVNTPYGTGGRLDGYDIRTAAVARSVPCLTTVQALAAAVQGIDALNRGDVGVRSLQEHAEHLTAARD; encoded by the coding sequence GTGCCTAAGCGCTCCGATATCCAGTCCGTCCTGGTCATCGGCTCCGGCCCGATCGTCATCGGCCAGGCCGCCGAGTTCGACTACTCCGGCACCCAGGCCTGCCGCGTCCTCAAGTCCGAGGGCCTGCGCGTCATCCTGGTGAACTCCAACCCGGCGACGATCATGACCGACCCGGAGATCGCCGACGCCACCTACGTCGAGCCGATCACCCCGGAGTTCGTCGAGAAGATCATCGCCAAGGAGCGCCCCGACGCGCTGCTGCCCACCCTCGGCGGCCAGACCGCTCTCAACACCGCCATCTCCATGCACGAGCAGGGTGTGCTCGAGAAGTACGGCGTCGAGCTCATCGGCGCCAATGTGGAGGCGATCAACAAGGGCGAGGACCGCGACCTGTTCAAGGGCGTCGTCGAGGCCGTCCGCGCCAAGATCGGCCACGGCGAGTCCGCCCGCTCGGTCATCTGCCACTCCATGGACGACGTCCTGGCCGGCGTCGACGAGCTGGGCGGCTACCCGGTCGTCGTCCGCCCCTCCTTCACCATGGGCGGCGCCGGCTCCGGCTTCGCGCACGGCGAGGACGAGCTGCGCCGTATCGCCGGCCAGGGCCTCACGCTCTCGCCGACCACCGAGGTGCTCCTGGAGGAGTCCATCCTCGGCTGGAAGGAGTACGAGCTGGAGCTGATGCGCGACAAGCACGACAACGTCGTGGTCGTCTGCTCCATCGAGAACTTCGACCCCATGGGCGTGCACACCGGCGACTCGATCACCGTCGCGCCCGCGATGACGCTGACAGACCGTGAGTACCAGCGGCTGCGCGACGTCGGTATCGCGATCATCCGCGAGGTCGGCGTGGACACCGGCGGCTGCAACATCCAGTTCGCCGTCAACCCTGACGACGGCCGGATCATCGTCATCGAGATGAACCCGCGGGTGTCGCGGTCCTCCGCGCTGGCGTCGAAGGCCACCGGCTTCCCGATCGCCAAGATCGCCGCCCGTCTCGCCGTCGGCTACACCCTCGACGAGATCCCCAACGACATCACCGAGAAGACCCCGGCGTCCTTCGAGCCCACTCTCGACTACGTCGTCGTCAAGGTGCCGCGCTTCGCCTTCGAGAAGTTCCCCTCCGCCGACGCCACCCTCACCACCACCATGAAGTCGGTCGGCGAGGCCATGGCGATCGGCCGGAACTTCACCGAGGCGCTGAACAAGGCCCTGCGCTCGCTGGAGAAGAAGGGCTCGCAGTTCTCCTTCACCGGCGATCCCGGCGACAAGGGCGGGCTGCTGCTGGCCGCCAAGGTCCCCACCGACGGCCGGATCAACACCGTCATGCAGGCCATCCGCGCGGGCGCCACCCCCGAAGAGGTCTTCGAAGCGACGAAGATCGACCCCTGGTTCGTCGACCAGCTCTTCCTGATCAAGGAGTACGCCGACGAGCTCGCCGCCGCCGACAAGCTCGACCCCGAGCTGCTCGCGGACGCAAAGCGCCACGGCTTCTCCGACGTCCAGATCGCCGAGATCCGCGGGCTGCGCGAGGACGTCGTACGCGAGGTCCGGCACGCGCTGGGCATTCGCCCGGTCTACAAGACGGTCGACACCTGCGCCGCCGAATTCGCCGCGAAGACCCCGTACTTCTACTCCTCCTACGACGAGGAGAGCGAGGTCGCACCGCGCGAGAAGCCCGCAGTGATCATCCTCGGCTCGGGGCCCAACCGCATCGGCCAGGGCATCGAGTTCGACTACTCCTGCGTCCACGCCTCCTTCGCGCTCAGCGACGCCGGCTACGAGACCGTGATGGTCAACTGCAACCCCGAGACCGTCTCCACCGACTACGACACCTCCGACCGGCTCTACTTCGAGCCGCTCACCCTGGAGGACGTCCTGGAGATCGTCCACGCCGAGTCGCAGGCCGGGCCCATCGCCGGCGTCATCGTCCAGCTCGGCGGCCAGACCCCGCTGGGTCTCGCGCAGGCGCTCAAGGACAACGGCGTGCCGATCGTCGGCACCTCGCCCGAGGCCATCCACTCCGCCGAGGACCGCGGCGCCTTCGGCCAGGTGCTCGCCGAGGCCGGTCTCCCGGCCCCCAAGCACGGCACCGCGACCACCTTCGCCGGGGCCAAGGCCATCGCCGACGAGATCGGCTACCCCGTCCTCGTACGCCCGTCGTACGTGCTCGGCGGGCGCGGCATGGAGATCGTGTACGACGAGGCCCGCCTCGAGTCGTACATCGCCGAGTCCACCGAGATCAGTCCCACCCGTCCGGTGCTGGTCGACCGATTCCTCGACGACGCGATCGAGATCGACGTCGACGCGCTCTACGACGGCACCGAGCTCTACCTCGGCGGCGTGATGGAGCACATCGAGGAGGCCGGCATCCACTCCGGCGACTCGGCCTGCGCACTGCCCCCGATCACGCTCGGCGGCTTCGACATCAAGCGGCTGCGGGCCTCGACCGAGGCCATCGCGCGCGGCGTCGGGGTGCGCGGACTGATCAACATCCAGTTCGCGATGGCCGGGGACATCCTGTACGTCCTCGAGGCCAACCCGCGTGCCTCGCGCACCGTCCCCTTCACCTCGAAGGCGACCGCCGTGCCGCTGGCGAAGGCCGCCGCCCGCATCTCGCTCGGCGCGACCATCGCCGAGCTGCGCACCGAGGGCCTGCTGCCATCGAGCGGCGACGGCGGGACGCTCCCGATGGACGCCCCGATCTCCGTCAAGGAGGCTGTGATGCCGTGGTCGCGCTTCCGCGACATCCACGGCCGCGGCGTCGACACCGTCCTCGGCCCGGAGATGCGCTCCACCGGTGAAGTCATGGGCATCGACACGGTGTTCGGCACCGCGTACGCCAAGTCCCAGGCGGGCGCGTACGGTCCGCTGCCCACCAAGGGGCGCGCGTTCATCTCCGTCGCCAACCGCGACAAGCGCTCGATGATCTTCCCGGCCCGCGAGCTGGTCGCGCACGGCTTCGAGCTGCTCGCCACGTCCGGCACGGCCGAGGTGCTCAAGCGCAACGGCATCAACGCCACCATCGTGCGCAAGCAGAGCGAGGGCGCGGGCCCGAACGGCGAGCGGACCATCGTCCAGCTCATCCACGACGGCGATGTCGACCTCATCGTCAACACCCCGTACGGCACCGGCGGCCGTCTCGACGGCTACGACATCCGTACGGCGGCTGTGGCGCGCTCCGTGCCCTGCCTGACGACGGTCCAGGCGCTCGCGGCCGCTGTCCAGGGCATCGACGCGCTGAACCGCGGGGATGTGGGCGTGCGTTCACTCCAGGAACACGCTGAACACCTGACCGCGGCCCGCGACTAG
- the rpoZ gene encoding DNA-directed RNA polymerase subunit omega, whose protein sequence is MSSSITAPEGIINPPIDELLEATDSKYSLVIYAAKRARQINAYYSQLGEGLLEYVGPLVDTHVHEKPLSIALREINAGLLTSEAIEGPAQ, encoded by the coding sequence GTGTCCTCTTCCATCACCGCGCCCGAGGGCATCATCAACCCGCCGATCGACGAGCTGCTCGAGGCAACTGACTCGAAGTACAGCCTCGTGATCTACGCGGCCAAGCGCGCGCGTCAGATCAATGCGTACTACTCGCAGCTCGGTGAGGGTCTGCTTGAGTACGTCGGCCCGCTTGTGGACACCCACGTCCACGAGAAGCCGCTCTCGATCGCCCTGCGGGAGATCAACGCGGGTCTGCTGACCTCGGAGGCCATCGAGGGCCCGGCTCAGTAG
- a CDS encoding aspartate carbamoyltransferase catalytic subunit, producing MKRHLISAADLTRDDAVLILDTAEEMARVADRPIKKLPTLRGRTVVNLFFEDSTRTRISFEAAAKRLSADVINFSAKGSSVSKGESLKDTALTLEAMGADAVVIRHGASGAPYRLATSGWIDGAVVNAGDGTHEHPTQALLDAFTMRRRLVGADAGIGRGLDGRRITIVGDVLHSRVARSNVLLLHTLGAEVTLVAPPTLVPIGVENWPCEVSFALDEVLPKSDAVMMLRVQRERMNAAFFPTEREYSRRYGLDGDRMARMPEHAIVMHPGPMNRGTEITAEVADSDRCTAVEQVANGVSTRMAVLYLLLGGNEPAVSPTRTEEKK from the coding sequence ATGAAGCGCCACCTCATCTCGGCCGCCGACCTCACCCGCGACGACGCCGTGCTGATCCTCGACACCGCCGAGGAGATGGCCCGGGTCGCCGACCGGCCGATCAAGAAACTGCCGACCCTGCGCGGCCGCACCGTGGTCAACCTCTTCTTCGAGGACTCGACGCGGACCCGGATCTCCTTCGAGGCCGCCGCCAAACGGCTCTCCGCCGACGTCATCAACTTCTCCGCCAAGGGGTCCTCGGTCTCCAAGGGCGAGTCCCTCAAGGACACCGCGCTGACCCTGGAGGCGATGGGCGCGGACGCCGTCGTCATCCGGCACGGCGCGTCCGGAGCCCCCTACCGGCTCGCCACCTCCGGCTGGATCGACGGCGCGGTCGTCAACGCCGGGGACGGCACCCACGAGCACCCCACGCAGGCGCTGCTCGACGCCTTCACCATGCGCCGCCGGCTGGTCGGCGCGGACGCCGGGATAGGGCGTGGCCTGGACGGGCGGCGGATCACGATCGTCGGCGATGTGCTGCACAGCCGGGTGGCCCGCTCCAACGTCCTGCTGCTGCACACCCTCGGCGCCGAGGTCACGCTGGTCGCTCCGCCCACCCTGGTGCCGATCGGCGTCGAGAACTGGCCGTGCGAGGTGTCGTTCGCACTCGACGAGGTGCTGCCGAAGTCCGACGCGGTGATGATGCTGCGTGTGCAGCGCGAGCGGATGAACGCCGCCTTCTTCCCGACCGAGCGTGAGTACTCGCGCCGCTACGGCCTGGACGGCGACCGCATGGCCCGGATGCCGGAGCACGCCATCGTCATGCACCCCGGCCCGATGAACCGCGGCACGGAGATCACCGCCGAGGTCGCCGACTCCGACCGCTGCACGGCCGTCGAGCAGGTCGCCAACGGCGTCTCGACCCGCATGGCCGTCCTGTATCTGCTTCTGGGCGGCAACGAGCCCGCCGTCAGCCCCACCCGCACCGAGGAGAAGAAGTAA
- a CDS encoding dihydroorotase yields MSKILIRGAKVLGGEAQDVLINGETIAEVGTGIEAGDATVVEAEGQILLPGLVDLHTHLREPGREDSETVLTGTKAAAVGGFTAVHAMANTFPVADTAGVVEQVYRLGKESGYCDVQPVGAVTVGLEGKQLAELGAMHDSAAGVKVFSDDGKCVDDAVIMRRALEYVKAFDGVVAQHAQEPRLTEGAQMNEGIVSSELGLGGWPAVAEESIIARDVLLAAHVGSRVHICHLSTAGSVEIVRWAKSKGWNVTAEVTPHHLLLTDELVRTYNPVYKVNPPLRTEADVLALREALADGTIDCVATDHAPHPHEDKDCEWAAAAMGMVGLETALSVVQQTMVETGLLDWAAVADRMSFRPAQIGRLDGHGRPVSAGEPANLTLVDPAYRGLVDPAGFASRSRNTPYQGRELPGRVTHTFLRGRATVVDGKLA; encoded by the coding sequence ATGAGCAAGATCCTTATTCGTGGCGCGAAGGTGCTGGGCGGCGAGGCGCAGGACGTCCTGATCAACGGCGAGACCATCGCTGAGGTCGGTACGGGAATCGAGGCCGGCGACGCGACCGTCGTCGAGGCCGAGGGACAGATCCTGCTGCCCGGTCTGGTCGACCTGCACACCCACCTGCGCGAGCCCGGCCGCGAGGACTCCGAGACCGTCCTCACCGGCACCAAGGCGGCCGCTGTCGGCGGTTTCACCGCCGTACACGCCATGGCGAACACCTTCCCGGTCGCCGACACCGCAGGCGTCGTCGAACAGGTCTACCGCCTCGGCAAGGAGTCCGGCTACTGCGATGTGCAGCCCGTCGGCGCCGTCACCGTGGGCCTGGAGGGCAAGCAGCTCGCCGAGCTCGGCGCGATGCACGACTCCGCCGCGGGCGTGAAGGTCTTCTCCGACGACGGCAAGTGCGTCGACGACGCCGTGATCATGCGTCGCGCGCTGGAATACGTGAAGGCCTTCGACGGCGTCGTCGCCCAGCACGCCCAGGAGCCCCGCCTCACCGAGGGCGCCCAGATGAACGAGGGCATCGTCTCCTCCGAGCTCGGCCTCGGCGGCTGGCCGGCCGTCGCCGAGGAGTCGATCATCGCCCGCGATGTCCTCCTCGCCGCCCACGTCGGCTCCCGTGTCCACATCTGCCACCTCTCGACGGCCGGCTCGGTCGAGATCGTCCGCTGGGCCAAGTCCAAGGGCTGGAACGTCACCGCCGAGGTCACCCCGCACCACCTGCTGCTCACTGACGAGCTGGTACGTACGTACAACCCCGTCTACAAGGTGAACCCGCCGCTGCGCACCGAGGCCGACGTCCTGGCCCTGCGCGAGGCCCTCGCCGACGGCACCATCGACTGCGTCGCCACCGACCACGCCCCGCACCCGCACGAGGACAAGGACTGCGAGTGGGCCGCGGCCGCCATGGGCATGGTGGGCCTGGAGACCGCGCTCTCCGTCGTCCAGCAGACGATGGTCGAGACCGGGCTGCTCGACTGGGCGGCAGTCGCCGACCGGATGTCCTTCCGCCCGGCGCAGATCGGCCGTCTGGACGGCCACGGCCGCCCCGTCTCGGCAGGTGAGCCCGCGAACCTCACGCTCGTCGATCCGGCATACCGTGGACTCGTGGACCCCGCGGGCTTCGCCTCCCGCAGCCGCAACACCCCCTACCAGGGCCGTGAGCTGCCGGGACGCGTGACCCACACCTTCCTGCGGGGCCGGGCCACGGTCGTCGACGGGAAGCTCGCGTGA
- the carA gene encoding glutamine-hydrolyzing carbamoyl-phosphate synthase small subunit, protein MTTSTRGAAKAPAVLVLEDGRTFRGRAYGAVGETFGEAVFNTGMTGYQETLTDPSYHRQVVVMTAPHVGNTGVNDEDDESKRIWVAGYVVRDPARVPSNWRSQRSLDDELVAQGVVGISGIDTRALTRHLRERGAMRVGIFSGDALADEATLLARVQEAPQMKGANLSAEVATTEAYVVPAIGTKRFTVAAIDLGIKGMTPHRMAERGIEVHVLPATATVDEVYAVNPDGVFLSNGPGDPATADLTVVKGVLERKTPLFGICFGNQLLGRSLGFGTYKLKYGHRGINQPVQDRSTGKVEVTAHNHGFAVDAPLDKVSKTPYGRAEVSHVCLNDNVVEGLKLLDQPAFSVQYHPEAAAGPHDAAYLFDRFVSLMEGQRA, encoded by the coding sequence ATGACGACCTCCACCCGGGGAGCCGCCAAGGCTCCCGCCGTACTCGTCCTGGAGGACGGCCGCACCTTCCGCGGCCGCGCCTACGGGGCCGTGGGGGAGACCTTCGGCGAGGCGGTGTTCAACACCGGCATGACCGGTTACCAGGAGACGCTCACCGACCCCTCGTACCACCGCCAGGTCGTCGTGATGACCGCCCCGCACGTCGGCAACACCGGCGTCAACGACGAGGACGACGAGTCCAAGCGGATCTGGGTCGCCGGCTATGTCGTCCGCGACCCCGCGCGGGTGCCCTCCAACTGGCGCTCCCAGCGCTCCCTGGACGACGAGCTCGTCGCCCAGGGCGTGGTGGGCATCAGCGGCATCGACACCCGTGCGCTCACCCGCCATCTGCGCGAGCGCGGCGCGATGCGCGTCGGCATCTTCTCCGGCGATGCGCTCGCCGACGAGGCCACGCTGCTCGCGCGGGTGCAGGAGGCCCCCCAGATGAAGGGCGCGAACCTCTCCGCCGAGGTGGCCACCACCGAGGCGTACGTCGTCCCGGCGATCGGGACCAAGCGCTTCACCGTCGCCGCCATAGACCTCGGCATCAAGGGCATGACCCCGCACCGGATGGCCGAGCGCGGCATCGAGGTGCACGTCCTGCCCGCCACCGCCACGGTCGATGAGGTGTACGCCGTGAACCCCGACGGCGTGTTCCTCTCCAACGGTCCCGGCGACCCGGCGACCGCCGACCTGACCGTGGTCAAGGGCGTACTGGAGCGCAAGACCCCGCTCTTCGGCATCTGCTTCGGCAACCAGCTGCTCGGCCGCTCGCTCGGCTTCGGCACGTACAAGCTGAAGTACGGCCACCGCGGCATCAACCAGCCCGTTCAGGACCGCTCCACCGGCAAGGTCGAGGTCACCGCCCACAATCACGGGTTCGCCGTCGACGCGCCGCTCGACAAGGTCTCCAAGACCCCCTACGGCCGCGCCGAGGTCTCCCACGTCTGCCTCAACGACAACGTGGTGGAGGGCCTGAAGCTGCTCGACCAGCCGGCCTTCAGCGTGCAGTACCACCCCGAGGCGGCCGCGGGCCCGCACGACGCCGCGTACCTCTTCGACCGCTTCGTATCCCTGATGGAGGGCCAGCGTGCCTAA
- a CDS encoding quinone-dependent dihydroorotate dehydrogenase yields the protein MYKFIFNLLFKRMDPEQAHYLAFRWIRLAVRIPVLRTFVAAVLAPRYKELRTEALGLRMHGPFGLAAGFDKNAVAIDGMSMLGFDHIEIGTVTAQPQPGNPKQRLFRLVPDRALINRMGFNNEGSAAVAERLASRKAVFRTVVGVNIGKTKVVPEAEAVADYVTSTERLARHADYLVVNVSSPNTPGLRNLQATESLRPLLTAVREAADRSVEDRRVPLLVKIAPDLADEDVDAVADLALELGLDGIIATNTTIAREGLGLKSDPALIKETGGLSGAPVKARSLEVLSRLYARVGDRITLIGVGGIENAEDAWQRILAGATLVQGYSAFIYEGPFYARAIHKGLAARLKASPYATLAEAVGAETRKAAK from the coding sequence ATGTACAAGTTCATCTTCAATCTCCTCTTCAAGCGGATGGACCCGGAGCAGGCCCACTACCTGGCCTTCCGCTGGATCCGGCTCGCGGTCCGCATCCCCGTCCTGCGTACGTTCGTCGCGGCCGTGCTCGCGCCCCGCTACAAGGAGCTGCGCACCGAGGCGCTCGGTCTGCGCATGCACGGCCCGTTCGGCCTCGCCGCAGGCTTCGACAAGAACGCCGTCGCCATCGACGGCATGTCGATGCTCGGCTTCGACCACATCGAGATCGGCACGGTCACGGCACAGCCGCAGCCGGGCAACCCCAAGCAGCGGCTGTTCCGGCTCGTACCGGACCGGGCGCTGATCAACCGTATGGGCTTCAACAACGAGGGCTCGGCGGCCGTCGCCGAGCGGCTGGCCTCCCGGAAGGCGGTCTTCAGGACCGTCGTGGGAGTCAACATCGGCAAGACGAAGGTCGTGCCCGAGGCGGAGGCGGTGGCCGACTACGTGACGTCGACCGAGCGCCTGGCACGTCACGCCGACTACCTGGTCGTCAACGTCTCGTCGCCGAACACGCCCGGTCTGCGCAACCTCCAGGCGACCGAATCGCTGCGCCCGCTGCTGACGGCCGTACGCGAGGCGGCCGACCGCAGCGTCGAAGACCGCCGCGTCCCCCTCCTGGTCAAGATCGCGCCGGACCTCGCGGACGAAGACGTGGACGCGGTCGCGGACCTGGCCCTCGAGCTCGGCCTGGACGGCATCATCGCCACCAACACGACCATCGCGCGCGAAGGCCTGGGCCTGAAGTCCGACCCGGCGCTGATCAAGGAGACCGGCGGACTGTCCGGAGCGCCGGTCAAGGCGCGCTCCCTGGAGGTGCTGAGCCGCCTGTACGCGCGCGTGGGCGACCGGATCACGCTCATCGGCGTCGGGGGCATCGAGAACGCCGAGGACGCCTGGCAGCGCATCCTCGCGGGCGCCACGCTCGTGCAGGGCTACAGCGCCTTCATCTACGAGGGCCCCTTCTACGCCCGCGCCATCCACAAGGGCCTGGCCGCCCGGCTCAAGGCATCCCCGTACGCCACCCTCGCCGAGGCCGTCGGCGCCGAGACCCGGAAGGCAGCCAAGTGA